From a region of the Priestia megaterium genome:
- a CDS encoding sensor histidine kinase yields MISKLSIRQWVIIILLLLTLVPFLGTKFISHMYNRYSSDSYENNQVGENNVQGWIEKSILLKPELWGSSKWKNNIIKDLHNKGIEIILVDSNDQIVFTSTNGASGETIHQKGNYSIGLSKSAFEKQTIYKEGKATGTAFIKYTPPAVGEEINKPKNAFLKQWGGVIVWISLFFLVLLFCVIITHKMIIRPLKLLERAALSLSRNEFTSVLPSSSVKEINAVSDGFKFMQQELHELLASKAQMEEDRKMFVASIVHDLRTPLFSIRGYLEGLEKGIANSPEKQKKYIRVCRNKANLLEELVSNLFEYVKLDYLGTQPEFHPIEIKSLVQNIVEGYDLACRQKNISLSLEMPEKSLTLQGNAPLLTRSIDNIVSNAIRYTPTGGSIDIILENTEKEIIITIKDGGEGIPEEILPHIFKPLYRGEYSRNRQTGGTGLGLTIAKHAFKIHGGDLIVKNNHPNGAIFSGYLPNS; encoded by the coding sequence ATGATCAGTAAACTCTCTATACGTCAGTGGGTCATCATTATTTTATTATTACTTACACTGGTACCTTTCTTAGGAACTAAATTTATATCGCACATGTATAATCGGTATTCTAGCGATTCTTATGAAAATAATCAGGTGGGAGAAAATAACGTACAGGGATGGATAGAAAAATCTATTCTTCTGAAGCCTGAATTATGGGGAAGTTCAAAATGGAAAAATAATATAATAAAAGATTTACATAATAAAGGAATAGAAATTATTTTAGTAGATTCTAATGACCAAATAGTATTCACAAGTACAAATGGAGCTTCAGGCGAAACTATTCATCAAAAAGGAAACTACAGCATTGGGTTATCTAAATCGGCTTTTGAAAAACAAACAATTTATAAAGAAGGAAAGGCTACTGGGACTGCTTTTATAAAGTATACTCCCCCTGCTGTTGGGGAAGAGATTAATAAACCTAAAAATGCATTTTTAAAGCAATGGGGTGGAGTTATTGTTTGGATATCCTTATTCTTTCTTGTGTTATTATTTTGTGTTATTATCACCCATAAAATGATAATACGTCCTCTTAAGTTATTGGAGCGTGCAGCTTTGTCACTTTCTCGTAATGAATTTACATCTGTTTTGCCTTCTTCATCAGTTAAAGAAATCAATGCAGTATCGGATGGTTTTAAATTTATGCAACAAGAGCTACATGAGTTGTTAGCTTCGAAAGCCCAAATGGAAGAAGATAGAAAAATGTTTGTTGCTTCAATTGTCCATGACCTACGAACACCCTTATTTTCGATAAGAGGATATTTAGAGGGGTTAGAAAAGGGGATAGCAAATAGCCCAGAAAAACAAAAAAAATATATTAGGGTTTGTAGAAATAAAGCAAACTTGTTAGAAGAACTAGTTTCTAATTTATTCGAATATGTAAAGCTTGATTATTTAGGAACTCAGCCAGAATTTCATCCTATTGAAATTAAAAGTTTAGTCCAAAATATAGTTGAGGGCTACGATTTAGCGTGCCGTCAAAAAAACATAAGTTTGTCTTTAGAGATGCCAGAGAAGTCTCTCACTTTACAAGGTAATGCGCCTTTATTGACGAGATCTATAGATAATATAGTGAGTAACGCAATTCGATATACACCTACAGGTGGCTCAATAGATATAATCTTAGAAAATACAGAAAAAGAAATAATCATTACTATAAAAGATGGTGGAGAAGGCATACCTGAAGAAATATTACCGCACATATTTAAACCATTATATCGGGGAGAATACTCCAGAAATCGTCAGACAGGTGGAACTGGACTTGGATTAACAATTGCTAAACATGCTTTTAAAATACATGGAGGAGACTTAATAGTAAAAAATAATCATCCTAATGGAGCTATATTTAGTGGATATCTCCCTAACAGTTGA
- a CDS encoding PadR family transcriptional regulator, whose amino-acid sequence MEISREILKGHIDTLILSLLYQRDMYGYELAKIVREKSDEQFELKEGTLYLSLKRLEKNNWISSYWGSEQGPGGRRKYYKLTSLGKQGFEDKRLEWQFIKKMMDSFLWGGTK is encoded by the coding sequence TTGGAAATTAGTAGAGAGATCTTAAAGGGTCATATTGATACGTTGATTTTGTCGTTACTTTATCAAAGGGATATGTACGGTTATGAATTGGCTAAGATTGTTCGAGAAAAAAGTGATGAACAATTTGAACTGAAAGAAGGAACTCTTTATTTGTCTTTAAAGAGATTAGAAAAGAATAATTGGATTTCTTCTTACTGGGGTAGTGAGCAAGGTCCTGGCGGAAGAAGAAAGTATTATAAGCTTACCTCCTTAGGTAAGCAAGGTTTTGAAGATAAGCGTTTAGAATGGCAATTTATAAAGAAAATGATGGATTCATTTTTATGGGGAGGAACTAAGTGA
- a CDS encoding sensor histidine kinase: MHLIAYALTFIENITLLSFLVKLLFGNLVKNIRKVIMFSAIYSLCTSYTFNWDINTDIKLLVNIFMHIIIVMYIFKLSLQFSILISLLRAVLQTTLESIIVLIILNAQYINFVKMKLPLQIYIAIFLYVTIIIGIIVLSKKDISLKKVLDRNNLNSNFIITIITSILAQIFVVLLAVLVDIGNGEGRRALTYIIVFATILIMCNLIRVVVKFCEKSEQQMYLMSEDVYLSNLQDLSASVKSHRHDYYNQLQVIYGLSEHKQYNELNQYIKNLFQDICLTDNLLRLKHTALSTLLQAKIEVAKLYNINFFIDTAEDIPCVKILSHELIQIVGNIVDNAFEAELASKKEDKYVSLKIDHLLKSFFVIEVNNQNSYIKGDNLDKVFVPGYSTKLNHQGIGLYTVKRKLEKYDGYIELTSKKEVGTTFRVFIPTLVNKKF, from the coding sequence ATGCACTTAATAGCTTATGCTCTTACCTTTATTGAAAATATTACTTTATTATCATTTTTAGTTAAATTATTGTTTGGTAACTTAGTTAAAAATATAAGAAAAGTAATAATGTTCAGCGCCATCTATTCATTATGCACATCGTATACTTTTAACTGGGATATTAATACAGATATAAAGCTATTAGTTAATATATTCATGCATATAATAATTGTTATGTATATATTTAAGCTTAGTTTACAGTTTAGTATACTTATATCCTTGCTTCGTGCAGTTCTGCAAACAACACTAGAGAGTATAATTGTACTTATAATTTTAAATGCACAGTATATAAATTTTGTAAAAATGAAATTGCCACTTCAGATTTATATCGCTATCTTTTTATATGTAACTATCATTATAGGAATTATTGTGCTTTCAAAGAAAGACATTTCTTTGAAGAAAGTATTAGATAGAAATAATCTTAATAGCAATTTTATTATAACGATTATCACGTCAATTCTTGCTCAAATTTTTGTGGTATTATTAGCTGTATTGGTCGACATTGGAAATGGTGAAGGGAGACGCGCATTAACATACATAATTGTATTTGCTACAATTTTAATAATGTGCAATTTAATACGTGTGGTAGTTAAATTTTGTGAAAAATCAGAGCAACAGATGTACCTTATGTCTGAGGATGTATACCTCAGTAACTTACAAGATTTAAGCGCCTCTGTTAAAAGCCATAGACATGATTATTATAATCAACTTCAGGTTATATATGGATTATCAGAGCATAAGCAATACAATGAATTAAATCAGTATATAAAAAATTTATTTCAAGATATTTGTTTAACAGATAATTTATTGAGGTTAAAGCATACGGCATTATCTACACTGTTACAAGCCAAAATAGAGGTAGCTAAATTATATAATATTAACTTTTTTATTGATACAGCAGAAGACATTCCTTGTGTTAAAATATTATCTCATGAATTAATACAAATTGTTGGAAATATTGTAGATAATGCTTTTGAGGCAGAGTTGGCTTCAAAGAAGGAAGATAAATATGTAAGTTTAAAGATAGATCATTTATTAAAATCTTTTTTTGTAATAGAGGTTAACAATCAAAACTCTTACATAAAAGGAGATAATTTAGACAAGGTATTTGTCCCAGGTTATTCAACTAAGTTGAATCATCAAGGAATTGGATTATATACAGTTAAACGAAAATTAGAAAAATACGATGGATATATTGAGTTAACAAGTAAAAAAGAGGTTGGAACAACTTTCCGTGTGTTTATTCCAACGTTAGTAAATAAAAAGTTTTAA
- a CDS encoding accessory gene regulator ArgB-like protein, whose protein sequence is MIHDLSLKISNKLVKESNYESEVIAYGVEITIRSLIKLVTILLIGFLINDLILILIVLVSFSSLRLLSGGFHFSRFFYCYINSMSLLTSIALASQIMGQVNIAYLKISMFFCFIISIFILLVFGTSINPDRVSYNHRSLLKYLSITFIIIMYIFVQYILGLSPSYATAIQLGIVSQSLTLLKRKRGTKNEKN, encoded by the coding sequence ATGATTCACGACCTTTCCCTAAAAATAAGTAACAAATTGGTTAAGGAATCAAATTATGAATCAGAGGTAATAGCCTATGGAGTGGAAATTACAATTAGATCATTGATTAAATTAGTTACAATTTTATTAATAGGCTTTTTAATAAATGATTTGATCCTTATCCTAATAGTTTTAGTTTCGTTTTCTTCTCTAAGATTGCTCTCCGGAGGGTTTCACTTTTCTAGATTTTTTTACTGTTATATAAACTCTATGTCCCTGCTGACAAGTATAGCATTAGCTTCCCAAATAATGGGGCAAGTAAACATAGCATACTTAAAAATAAGCATGTTTTTTTGTTTTATAATTAGTATTTTTATATTGTTGGTTTTCGGAACTTCAATTAATCCTGATAGAGTATCCTACAATCATAGATCGCTACTAAAATATTTATCAATTACTTTTATAATTATAATGTATATATTCGTTCAGTATATTTTGGGTTTAAGCCCTTCATATGCTACAGCTATCCAATTGGGGATAGTTTCCCAGTCACTTACTTTATTAAAGAGAAAAAGAGGGACAAAAAATGAAAAAAATTAA
- a CDS encoding cyclic lactone autoinducer peptide: MKKIKRLFASFFVKIAHTEISTASFYLIHEIQIPKSLKRK, encoded by the coding sequence ATGAAAAAAATTAAAAGATTATTTGCAAGTTTCTTTGTAAAAATAGCTCATACAGAAATATCAACAGCTAGCTTCTATCTAATCCATGAGATTCAAATTCCAAAATCTTTGAAGCGTAAGTAA
- a CDS encoding permease prefix domain 1-containing protein, which produces MKRIEAFVDSMYLNVDGDKQEIDELKAEMKNHLFESVQELKEAGKTEQQAITIAIQRFGEEKEMRAVIGQLFEIQKIFAKRVLYIAIVCLILTISMGSFLWEIDDSTAQGLSETSTLISKELENKDVMTFSMKRKIETLVEDTNYISEVTIYNSKDIRSVSQNSGEYHWKSQNPDFQYQRTIWAPKWLGVDSSTSGNGNEQWFVLIESRSFDQLQVIVIFMGGAIYWTLFTIWAIINAHHQKPLRIKWIFIFVGLNVLGYLLYYFTGIRSVSSKEHEDLY; this is translated from the coding sequence GTGAAGAGAATAGAAGCATTTGTGGATTCTATGTATCTAAATGTAGACGGAGATAAACAAGAAATCGACGAATTAAAAGCAGAAATGAAAAATCATTTGTTTGAATCAGTTCAGGAGTTAAAAGAAGCAGGAAAAACAGAACAACAAGCTATTACAATTGCGATTCAACGGTTTGGTGAAGAAAAAGAAATGCGCGCTGTTATTGGACAATTGTTTGAGATACAAAAAATATTTGCAAAGCGTGTGCTTTACATAGCAATAGTTTGTTTAATATTAACAATATCAATGGGTAGTTTTCTTTGGGAAATTGACGATTCAACTGCTCAAGGATTATCTGAAACAAGTACATTAATATCTAAGGAATTAGAAAATAAAGACGTTATGACCTTCAGTATGAAAAGGAAAATTGAAACTTTAGTAGAGGATACGAATTATATATCTGAAGTCACTATCTATAATTCAAAAGATATAAGAAGTGTTAGCCAAAATTCTGGGGAATATCATTGGAAATCACAGAATCCAGATTTTCAATATCAAAGAACGATTTGGGCTCCAAAATGGCTAGGTGTGGATTCTTCCACGTCTGGAAATGGAAATGAACAATGGTTTGTACTAATAGAGAGTAGAAGTTTTGATCAATTACAGGTAATTGTAATATTTATGGGTGGAGCTATTTACTGGACACTGTTCACTATTTGGGCAATTATTAATGCTCACCATCAAAAACCGTTACGAATTAAATGGATTTTTATATTTGTAGGCCTTAATGTTTTAGGTTATTTACTTTATTATTTTACAGGAATACGGAGCGTTTCTTCTAAAGAGCATGAGGATTTATATTAA
- a CDS encoding response regulator transcription factor, with translation MQETILITDDEIEIVDLLKDFLEIDGYKVRTAYNGKEALDVIASKKIDCILLDIMMPNIDGFTVCKEIRKISNVPILFLSAKQDDIDKIRGLNLGADDYIVKSATPGEIIARIKAVRRRFDVQQVKVNHSTNILDFGNLKIDMKAREVWKGDKQVSLTSREYDILELLAIHPKQVFTHEQLINKVWGEDYSDSHSVRVFIARIRDKIEDCPAHPEWIQTVWGVGYKFEGLRHDQ, from the coding sequence ATGCAAGAAACAATTCTAATTACAGATGATGAGATAGAGATTGTTGATTTATTAAAAGATTTTTTGGAGATAGATGGTTATAAAGTGCGTACTGCATATAACGGTAAAGAAGCTTTAGACGTCATAGCATCTAAAAAAATCGATTGTATCTTACTCGATATTATGATGCCAAATATAGATGGATTTACTGTATGTAAAGAAATACGAAAAATTAGTAACGTACCTATTTTGTTTTTAAGTGCAAAACAAGATGATATTGATAAAATTAGAGGGCTAAATCTTGGAGCAGATGATTATATTGTAAAATCAGCTACTCCAGGAGAGATCATTGCCCGGATTAAAGCAGTTCGTAGAAGATTTGATGTGCAACAGGTAAAAGTAAATCATTCAACGAACATTCTCGATTTTGGAAATTTGAAAATTGATATGAAAGCTCGTGAAGTATGGAAAGGAGACAAACAAGTTTCTTTAACATCTAGAGAATACGATATTTTAGAGCTTTTGGCTATACATCCCAAGCAAGTATTTACTCATGAGCAGCTTATTAATAAGGTGTGGGGAGAGGATTATAGTGATTCACATTCTGTTAGAGTGTTTATTGCCCGAATTCGAGATAAAATAGAAGATTGTCCAGCACACCCTGAGTGGATTCAAACTGTTTGGGGAGTGGGTTATAAGTTTGAGGGATTAAGGCATGATCAGTAA